Within Flavobacterium pisciphilum, the genomic segment TATCGTGGATTTTATACTGCTGATGATAATGACAAAAACATAGAATTATATCCAGATATAAATATTCAACAATATGGAGCATTTGGGCAATATGTTTTCAATAATAAAAAATTCTCTTATAAAGCAGCCTTTAATCAAAATGAAAGACAATTAAAATCGGCAGGAAGTTTTTTGCTTGGTGGAGGTGTTTATTTTACAAAAATAGGTTCGGATAGTTCTTTTGTACACAAGACTAAGAATTCATTGCGCAATTTTCAGTTTGGTGTAAGCGGAGGTTATGCGTACACATGGGCAATTAATGAAAAGTGGTTTGCTAGTGGTTCAGCAACAATGGGAGCCAATTTTGGTACAGAAAGAATAAATGATTTTGGCAAAAAAAAGATAGAAATATATCCCACATTTTTTCCAAGAATGGCAATAGGATATAACAAAGAGAAATGGTCGCTAGGGTTATCCTATGTTAATAATCTTATTTTTTCTTCATTTACAGATAATAACAATAGTAACATAGGATTGTCCTCTGGAAACTTTCAGATTGCTTATATATGGAGACTTGATTCTAATCCATTCTGGGGCAAGAAAAAAGCAAATTAAACAATCTGCTTCCGTTTAAGTAATTGGTTTTATAGTTGTTTCTAAATTTTACTAACTCTAGGATTAAAAATTTTAAAACTAATCAAAGCTAAAATCCATACACCAATACCTCCATATAATAGTACTAAGTCAAAACCGTGAGCAAGAGCCTCATGTGCAATTTGTCCTGAAGAATCCAGAGCAGCTAATTCTGGGAAATCTTGGTTAAGAGATGAAAAATTCCCTGCAGCTATTTTTTCTGATATTAAGCGTAAGCTTTCTTGATTTAGTGATTTTGAAAATGCAGTTGTTAAATGAGATAAGATTCCTTCGACTAATATAAACCCCATTAAAGCAATATTAATAGACAGTGTAATCATTCGGGCACTCATATCTATTCCAGATGCCATTCCAGCTCTATTGTTAGAAACAGAACCAGTCGTTGTATTGGTTACGGGAGTGTTAGTTAAACCTAGTCCGATACCAGCTAATAGCGAACCAGGTAACATGGTTAACCAGCTAGCATGTTCTGCAACGCTACCATATCGCATGACGATAAAACCTAACCCTAATGTAAATAACCCCAAAGGAATTACAACTCCAGAGCGATATCGAGCAGAAAGATATTCTGCAAATGGAGGTATAACTAGAGTAGGTAGGGTATAGGCAAGCAAAGAGAGACCTACCGTTATAACATCGTAACCCAAATAGCTTTGAAAAAAAATGGGCAAATAAATTATAAATGGCCAGAAACTAAAATTCATACCAATAGAACCAAATATAGCACCTGAGAAGGTATTGATTTTAAATACTGAGAAATCAAACATGGGATGAGGATTTGTTTTTTCGACCCATAGAAAGAGAATCAAACTGATTAGGGCAATTACGATGCTGGCTAGGGCGATTGGGCTAGAGAACCCTAAATTAGGACCTTGGGTAATGAAATAGGTAAGTCCGAAAATGGAGAGAGATAATGTAATCATTCCCCAAACATCTAATTTTTTGGCTTGCGAATCTTTGGATTCGGTTACCGTGTTGTACACAAGATTTGCGGCAATAATAGCTATGGGAACATGTATTAAAAACACCCATTGCCAAGATAGCAAGGCTACTATTGATCCACCAATAATAGGACCAAAACCCAGTCCGATGCCAAGGATAATTCCCCAAACGCCAAATGCTTTACTACGTTCTTTGCCCTCCTGAAATTGATGGGATAAGGTCGCTACTTGACAAATAAGCATGGCGCCACCGCTTACTCCTTGAAAAAAACGACTAATGATTAATACGGTTACATTTTGTGCTAAGCCGCAAATTAAAGAGAAAAGACCAAATAGAATTAGTGTGATGATTAGAATGTATTTTCTCCCATATCTATCAGCCAAGGTTCCAGCAGCCATTAGAACAGCAGTACAGCCAATGGTGTAAATATTCATTATCCATTGCATGTCTCTGAGATTGGCATTTAATACTTTTTCGAGAGTAGGTAGAATTACGGGCACACTTGAAATTTCTAGTGAGAACATTAAATTGGCTAGACAAATGGCAATTAAGGCAATTGTATTTTTGGTTAGGTTGAATTTTTGCTTCATTTCTTAATATTATTTAGATATAGCAAAAATAAACTGAACATGTTTATTATTTCAGTACAATTCTATGACAAAGAAGTATCTTTGCAAGATGAGAAAAGAAAATATGCATCAATCTGTTGAGGTAATTTATAAGAAGGTTAATGAATGCCCAATTGTAAATTCAAAGTTTAATTTTTTTCAGATGGTTTATGTTATTTCTGGAAATGGATTTCTTCATATCAATGGTAATCGTATTTCTTATCAAGCAGGAAATTTAATGTTGCTTACGCCAAATGATTATCATACGTTTGATATTGTAGCGACGACCGAGTTTTTATTGGTTAAGCTTAATAGTGAGTATGTAAAAGAATATAAGT encodes:
- a CDS encoding MFS transporter, producing MKQKFNLTKNTIALIAICLANLMFSLEISSVPVILPTLEKVLNANLRDMQWIMNIYTIGCTAVLMAAGTLADRYGRKYILIITLILFGLFSLICGLAQNVTVLIISRFFQGVSGGAMLICQVATLSHQFQEGKERSKAFGVWGIILGIGLGFGPIIGGSIVALLSWQWVFLIHVPIAIIAANLVYNTVTESKDSQAKKLDVWGMITLSLSIFGLTYFITQGPNLGFSSPIALASIVIALISLILFLWVEKTNPHPMFDFSVFKINTFSGAIFGSIGMNFSFWPFIIYLPIFFQSYLGYDVITVGLSLLAYTLPTLVIPPFAEYLSARYRSGVVIPLGLFTLGLGFIVMRYGSVAEHASWLTMLPGSLLAGIGLGLTNTPVTNTTTGSVSNNRAGMASGIDMSARMITLSINIALMGFILVEGILSHLTTAFSKSLNQESLRLISEKIAAGNFSSLNQDFPELAALDSSGQIAHEALAHGFDLVLLYGGIGVWILALISFKIFNPRVSKI
- a CDS encoding DUF4421 family protein, with the protein product MKTYFYFLLIFILPFFSQAQVQVDSSYIKPFENNLSIRSYLSMKFISMKQKVEGETKDFMPNTPMNLGFGVSINNTIINLSYGYGLNFMKDKEKGKTKALDFQIHNYGRKFIIDLFIQKYRGFYTADDNDKNIELYPDINIQQYGAFGQYVFNNKKFSYKAAFNQNERQLKSAGSFLLGGGVYFTKIGSDSSFVHKTKNSLRNFQFGVSGGYAYTWAINEKWFASGSATMGANFGTERINDFGKKKIEIYPTFFPRMAIGYNKEKWSLGLSYVNNLIFSSFTDNNNSNIGLSSGNFQIAYIWRLDSNPFWGKKKAN